From Carassius gibelio isolate Cgi1373 ecotype wild population from Czech Republic chromosome B21, carGib1.2-hapl.c, whole genome shotgun sequence, the proteins below share one genomic window:
- the dipk1b gene encoding divergent protein kinase domain 1B has product MPRGLRRLVHLVLFCPLSKGLQSRLPAVKVKYLLVAWFGILVASWVLYMQYSSYSELCRGHVCTMLICDHYRRGVISGAVCKSLCEEKTLSLQRCLSTSPTHQVYSAVWKEKAVLVKCGIEESMRGENSPDSPLRHDNSLYDKPTRGTSMDEFRAMLHSFLKDSVGEQSSLSTLVTRVISLADVNGDGKVSLAEAKSVWALLQINEFVLMVALQDKEHAPHLLGFCGDLYVTERVAHSALFRLEVPGWLKPVFPEALSVAFNQWLAPAWPRRARITIGLLEFVEEVFHGIYGSFYICDASPRRVGYNAKYDFKMADLQSIASEATVKGFLRGRTCEANADCTYGRDCMATCDRLARQCNVEVVQPNLAKVCALLQDFLLFGAPSDLREDLEKQLRTCVTLSGLASQMEVHHSLVLNNLKTLLWKKISNTKYS; this is encoded by the exons ATGCCGAGGGGTTTACGCAGGCTGGTGCACCTGGTGCTCTTTTGTCCCTTATCTAAGGGTCTACAG TCCCGTTTACCTGCAGTTAAAGTCAAGTACCTGTTGGTGGCGTGGTTTGGGATTCTGGTGGCCAGCTGGGTGCTCTATATGCAGTATTCCTCTTATTCGGAGCTCTGCAGAGGACACGTCTGTACCATGCTCATC tgtgatcATTATCGCAGAGGTGTTATCTCGGGGGCAGTGTGTAAGTCTCTCTGCGAGGAGAAAACACTGTCTCTTCAACGCTGTCTTTCAACGTCACCGACACACCAG GTCTACAGTGCTGTGTGGAAGGAGAAAGCTGTACTGGTGAAGTGTGGGATTGAAGAAAGCATGAGAGGAGAAAATAGTCCTGACTCTCCACTACGGCATGACAACAGTCTCTACGATAAACCCACCCGAGGAACATCCATGGATGAATTCAGAGCGATGCTGCATTCCTTTCTCAAG GACAGTGTTGGTGAGCAATCATCTCTTAGCACTCTAGTAACTCGCGTGATTTCTCTGGCGGATGTCAACGGTGATGGCAAAGTTTCATTAGCAGAGGCGAAATCCGTGTGGGCTTTGCTTCAGATCAATGAATTTGTTTTAATGGTGGCACTGCAAGATAAAGAACATGCTCCACACTTGCTGGGCTTCTGCGGAGACCTTTATGTGACTGAACGCGTAGCACACAGTGCCCTTTTCAGGCTGGAGGTGCCTGGCTGGCTGAAGCCAGTGTTTCCTGAGGCGCTGAGTGTCGCTTTTAACCAATGGCTTGCTCCTGCATGGCCCCGCAGAGCTCGAATCACCATTGGACTTCTAGAGTTTGTTGAAGAGGTGTTCCATGGCATATACGGAAGCTTCTACATTTGTGACGCAAGCCCAAGACGGGTCGGCTACAATGCGAAATATGACTTCAAGATGGCAGACCTTCAAAGTATAGCATCAGAGGCAACTGTCAAAGGGTTTCTGCGAGGGAGAACTTGTGAAGCAAATGCCGATTGCACTTATGGGCGAGATTGCATGGCAACGTGTGACCGATTGGCAAGGCAGTGCAACGTGGAGGTGGTGCAGCCCAACTTGGCCAAGGTGTGTGCCCTCCTGCAAGATTTCCTACTCTTCGGAGCACCGTCGGATCTGAGGGAGGACCTGGAGAAACAGCTACGCACCTGTGTGACGCTCAGCGGGCTTGCCTCACAGATGGAAGTGCACCATTCCCTTGTTTTGAACAACCTCAAAACACTATTGTGGAAGAAGATCTCCAATACCAAGTACTCTTGA
- the LOC127986060 gene encoding 28S ribosomal protein S2, mitochondrial encodes MVLSVQSTVWNTITHNPALFLTLSGRSSNGNMAPGVLPRVRQVLRSPRLVSAVFSCHGQTFSSAAAAPDTAATEKIWNFPLTQPDYFRLSELFTIKDLFEARVHLGHKKGCRHRLMEPYLFGSRLDTDIIDLEQTAEHLQRALNFTAHVAYRGGIILFVSRRRQFGHLIETTARECGEYAHTRYWKGGLLTNASIQYSPGVRLPDLILFFSTLNNVFQQHVGIRDAAKMNIPTMGIVDSNCNPSLITYPVPGNDDTPVAMEMYCRLFKMTINRAKDKRRQMELLKGISASV; translated from the exons atggtttTATCAGTCCAAAGCACTGTATGGAACaccattacccacaatcctgcaCTCTTCCTTACGCTCAGTGGGCGGAGCTCAAACGGAAACATGGCACCGGGCGTCTTACCTAGAG TAAGGCAGGTTCTCCGGAGCCCTCGGTTGGTCTCTGCTGTGTTCTCATGTCACGGACAGACATTCAGCTCCGCTGCAGCAGCGCCAGACACCG CTGCTACAGAGAAGATCTGGAACTTCCCACTCACTCAACCGGACTATTTCCGCTTGTCTGAGCTCTTCACCATAAAGGACCTGTTTGAAGCCCGTGTCCATCTTGGACATAAGAAAGGCTGCAGGCATAG GCTGATGGAACCTTATCTGTTTGGTTCTCGTCTGGACACAGACATCATTGATCTGGAGCAGACAGCAGAGCACCTGCAGCGGGCGCTCAACTTCACAGCTCACGTGGCGTACCGCGGCGGCATCATCCTGTTCGTCAGCCGCAGGCGGCAGTTCGGTCACCTGATCGAGACGACGGCGCGGGAGTGCGGCGAATACGCTCACACACGCTACTGGAAGGGCGGCCTGCTCACCAACGCCTCCATCCAGTACAGCCCCGGCGTCCGGCTGCCGGACCTCATCCTTTTCTTCTCCACGCTCAATAACGTCTTCCAGCAGCACGTCGGCATCCGGGACGCGGCCAAAATGAATATTCCCACGATGGGGATTGTGGACTCTAACTGTAACCCCAGTCTCATCACGTACCCCGTGCCCGGCAACGATGACACTCCTGTTGCCATGGAGATGTACTGCCGGTTATTTAAAATGACCATTAACAGAGCAAAGGACAAGAGGAGACAGATGGAGCTTCTCAAGGGGATTTCAGCCTCAGTTTGA